The DNA region TACTTCCGGCGGAATCACCGGGAGCGCAGTTTACTGCCCCTGCGCCGATCAGGATCAGGCTAAAAAAAAGACTCCGGGGGCATTTCACGTTAAAACCCGTCCAAAAAAGAATTCCGGTTGAGCAGTTCCCGGGAGCCGTCGGCGGAGGAGCTTTTGACCATAGCGCTGAAGGCCGGCTTGTCTATGTACTTCACCGTCAGGGGCCGCTCAATAGAGACCCGGGTCTCGGCGGTTTCCCAGACAGCCTCCTTGGGGCTCAAGGAACTGGGGGGGCCGTAACGTTTCACAAAGCTGGTAAAAACCGAGTAGTGATCCACCAGCCGGGTATCCAGGATAAAAGACATGATGAACAGGGATTCATCCCGGAACTGAAAGAAAGCGCGCCGGATAAAGGACAGGCCCTGGGTTTCCACTAGGGTTTGATCCTGGTCCGAAGGGACCAGGGAGACATCCCGGTCTTCACGGAAGCGGAATATGTCATCCTCCCGGAGAACTATCTTGAGCCCATCAAGACCGATTCCTAAAAAAATGTGCCGGAAACTGCGGGGCAACTCAGCGTAGACCGAGGGTTCCTCGGCCGCCGTTTCTTCCACATCTAAATAATTGAGGTATTCCTCGTCTTGGGTGTATCCCTCTGCCGCTTGGCCTTCAGTGTCCCCTTGGCCTTCGGTTTCTTCCGAAAAGTTGCTCCAGTCATATTCAAAGCCCTCATCGGCGTTGCCATTATCCTGGGCGTACAAAGCGCCGGAAAGGAGGAGCAAAGACAAGGCCAGTACCAGGGACAGATGTTTCATCATTTGATTATCGGTGAATTCAGCGCTAAAACTAAACGCTTCAAGTGATTCTCGGTTTAGGATAGCTGTATTGGGTTACTGACCCGGGAGGGAAATGAGCCGCCATTGCTTGCTTAAACAGAAAATTGTTAAAGTGCCTAGGGTTTCTTTACCCCGGCTTTGCGGTGCTTTTCTATGCGTTCCATATTCCGATAGTACTGGGCCTGTTTGGATATCTCCCAGGCATCCAGGACGCAGATCTTTTCATTGATAAGCCGGATCTTGTGGTTATCCATAATCTTTTTCATCACCAGGTTGCCCTCCGCTTGGGAGAGACCCACCATGTTTATCAGTTCCTTGGGGCCGAAATCAAAGATATGGCTCTGGACATTTTTAAGGTCCACCCGGGCTTTTTCAAGCTGGATCAACAGGACATCGTACAAACGTCCCAGGGGATCCGCGATCAGGGTGTTGGCTATCTGTTTATAGATGAACCAGATCCGTTCCGACAGGAGGGTGGTCAGTTTGGCGACTATCTGGGGCTGGGTGACTACCATGCGGCTAAAATTCTCCCGGTTCACTGTGAGGAGCAGGGCGTCCTCATAGGCGACTGCGCAGGCGGTTCGGGGTTTAGACTCCAGCAGTGCCATTTCCCCAAAAATATCTCCACTTTTCAGCACCGCCAGGAGAACTTCGTTATTGTCCGCTATCTTGGCTATCTTTACCGACCCTTTCTGAATGATATACAGCTCTTCCCCGGGCTCACCCTCGGCGAATATCATAAAATCCTTGGGGTATTTCCGAATGTAGTCGCCCTCCTGGGACTCAATGGCCTGGGTTTTAACATAGGGGGCAATTTTCATCATCCGTTCCCGGGCGAGGTTAAAATTTTCCCCCTGGGGACAAAACCTGACATACTTGGAATAGGCGTGATACGCATGGTTGTATTGGCTTATCTTGGCGTAGTACTCGGCCACAATAAAGAGGTGCTCTGTCCCCTCCTCACCTGCATTTTTCAGGGTCAGCCGGGTCAGAGCTTCGTCAAGGTAGCGCATACGTTTGGAAAACAGGAGGATGATCTTCATGGCCACTGCGGAATTCTTTTGAATCAGTTCGCTGTATTGATCCTTTTCAACGGAAATCAGGGT from Treponema primitia ZAS-2 includes:
- a CDS encoding Crp/Fnr family transcriptional regulator is translated as MSGQLQLTFVSFKKGSYIVVEGKHNADRFFIIREGKVRISKAVEVVVEEGSNLLGPGDFFGVVSTMSTHSHIETAQAITDVTLISVEKDQYSELIQKNSAVAMKIILLFSKRMRYLDEALTRLTLKNAGEEGTEHLFIVAEYYAKISQYNHAYHAYSKYVRFCPQGENFNLARERMMKIAPYVKTQAIESQEGDYIRKYPKDFMIFAEGEPGEELYIIQKGSVKIAKIADNNEVLLAVLKSGDIFGEMALLESKPRTACAVAYEDALLLTVNRENFSRMVVTQPQIVAKLTTLLSERIWFIYKQIANTLIADPLGRLYDVLLIQLEKARVDLKNVQSHIFDFGPKELINMVGLSQAEGNLVMKKIMDNHKIRLINEKICVLDAWEISKQAQYYRNMERIEKHRKAGVKKP